gtgtccgtgttttgcggatctgcaatttgtgaatggacccttagtgagaAGTTCTAGAAGGAATGGAGAATGACTGAAATTACTGTTGTGTTTCAGGTCCCTCTGAAGAGCGGAGATATAGCTGTGTACTTTACTACAGATGAGTGGGAATATTATAAAAAGCATGAAGATTTTTATAATAGCCCAGCAATAGTATCGGCCAGAACCCTCCGATTACAGCGTAAGTGAAATATTCCATTTCAGATGCATCCCAATGGTGGAATAGAGCGTGAGCGCCTACAGTGTAACCCTGTAGTCCACCTGACACATACTGTGGGCACCAACAATTTTCCTTGCACCAGTTATGATAATTCCTTTcctgttttgaactgttttgatTATAATTCAGGTCACAAAAAGCAAGTTGTTTCAGATTGCAGCATCTAAGTTGTCTGACAGAAACACGGGCAAAGCGATCTGAGGGTGCTGAtgggttaccatgacagccagggGCCTGACGTAAGCCTCTGCGTATTTGggcgtgttaaagaggacctctaacctctcctaacatgtctgttttagcaactgcTTCCATtcccttgtaataacaattctggagcatctactgTTATTATTAGGACTCTATGATGTACTGTTAATTTATTATTCcccctagaagttatgaattaattacgAGCAGCTTGCAATAAAGGTTTAAATGGATGTTACTTTTTGGAGGTGTGTGCCTGCACAGACTAAAACGATCCAGTCATTGCTGCCGGTGTCAGACTGTGACTGTAcagggtaacacccatctggaccttcacagtAAACTGCTAGGAATTCTTTTCTAACTTCTAGCAGGAGTAATACAGGAGTTACACAACACAGAATCGTAAGATTATAAGCCCCAGAATTGTAATTAcaagggggatgcaagtagttgctaaaacagacatgttaggagTGGTTACAggtcttttttttaaaggggttatccaactcttGGTAACTAagtctgtattgttaatggctgtGCAGCTCCTTCAGTACTGTTCAGTTACTCACTACTGCTTGTTAGGTAATTTCTCCTGCTGGATCCCAGAGGAGGATGTGCTAGAGAGAAGCTGAGCTCCCACAGGATGACTGACAACCTTCTGTGTACACCCACGGATTAGGGCTTTACTACCTAACCCCTTCCCACTAAACAACCAGAGTGATTTACTGCAAGCCAAACTGATAGGTCCAATACTCGGCAATACATTATCATGTTACTTATCCTGCATGgtgaattaagtaaaaaaaataaaaacattaaagagtaactaaacctttatataataaataaaactatatataataAAACTATCTCtgatatactttattaatcaattttatatttttactacacttttccctgcctaaagcgcaccattcactgtgcgcttaaaactctgTTCTTTGTACACCACTGACAGCAGTGTACCGAGTATATtttatcaatggggccgcagcagcatattgctgctcctgttcGTGCTCCTCAGAGGATTACTAActcttggcatagcacatgggtacaaaGTAACCAATGTGCTATGCCAACAGTCAATGTCAATTTTGTCAGAATGTCTTGGATAAATAAAACcgccacataaagtaacacattTAAGATTAGAAAAATGAGTCTTTGGTCTAAAATGGATTTGACTGggagggattaaaggggttgtctactttTTGTTATATTGACCTATTCAGtgctattcacttgaatgagaaggagccatcccattgaagagaatgagactgctgagctgtaattacactgctcactgctgcaatatcgacagcgagcaggtaaatggAGAAAAGAACAAAGCACTCGTACGAGCACTGCATTCTCTTTatacagctgatctgatattgatgatctatcctgagggtaggtcatcaatatcgcaaAAGCGGACAACGCCTTTAATATCCATTTGCAGTCAGTGAGAATCCAGCTGCTGTAACCCCCCTCACTTTCTGTGGATGAATGGTGACCACTCTAGAAAAATAACATGTCACTTTGATCAGTCTGTTTTCTTCTGGAGTTTGCATGGCCAGCCCACTGTAGTCAGAAGCTGATCatgtggccctattgaagtgaatggagagagtgcCACTGTTCTTTAACTGGGCCAGGGGGGATGGGGTCTCATTCTAGAGATAGGAGAGCTCCTGTAGGTGATTCCCACACATATCAGACATTTATTGCATTACATGTCCAAGATAGAACAAGCCCTTTCATATGGCATATCGGTCTGTCTGTATTTTCATGTGTTGCTAATCCAATGCTCGTGCATAGCCGACGGTCTGTCAAGGGTTTGTTTTTAAGGTTTCCATTAGATAACAGTGTATCTACCAATTAATTTAATACTTTAAACATGaatttgatctttttttttttttttacaggtcgcGTAGCTCTCAGGCCTACAACTCCTACTCAACCACAACCACCAATGGTGAAAATGAGAAAGAAGCGAAAATATGTAAGGAGAAAGGCCAAGGCCTCAACGTCCCGTAGAAAGTTGAGTGAACAAGATGAAGATTGGCAAATGCAGGAAGAGTATGCATCTGACCCTAATGCTAGCCTCATGATGGCAAAtagtgaggatgatgatgatgatgaaagttTTGACAGCTTATTTGTCGTTAAGTGTAGAGAGTGTGGTAAAATGTGCCAGAACAAAGCCGCCTACATATCCCACCAAAAGACCCACACCCGGGTTTTCAGTTGTAACATCTGTGGTAGATTTTTCCCTCACAAGCTACTTCTTCTTCAGCACCAAAGGGCCCACATAGAATCAAAACCATACTCATGTGCCGATTGTGGAAAGCGCTTTCCCCGTCCTGTTAATCTGGAAACGCATCGGAGAGTACACAGTGGTgagaagccattctgttgttctgaatgtgggaaaagGTTTTCCTGTGAGGCAAACCTTCTCAAACACCATAGAatacacacaggagagaaaccattcaCTTGTACCGAATGTGGAAAGTCCTTTGTTAAGAGCTCACATTTGTCCCGGCATAAGCGCATTCACACCGGGGAGAAACCATTTCTATGCACTGAATGTGGGAAGAGCTTCACCAACAAAGAAAATCTGGTCACTCATAAAAggtttcacacaggagagaagcccttTCCATGTAGGGAATGCGGCAAAAGCTTCAAATTTAAGTCTCACCTTATGGTACACCAGAGAACGCACACTGGGGAGAGGCCATTTTCATGTGCTTATTGTGATCGACGCTTCATTGAAAGGTCACATCTCGTCAAACACCAACGTTCCCACACTGGtgaaaagccatattcatgcaAGCACTGTGGAAAAAGTTTTGCTCGCAGCTCACATTGCGTAAACCATGAAAAGACACATGCTCGAGAGAAAAAATTTCCATGCCCTGATTGCGGTAAATGCTTTGGATTAAAGAGTCAGCTGAAGAAGCACTGGAAATCTCACTAAGGAAATGGTTCTCTATGGATGTGCTAAGCAGACACTGAAGGGCAATTCCATCAGGTCCAAGaacgggaaaaaaacatttcaggggagatttatcaaaactggtgcaaaggaaaagtaGACTATTTGCCCATGATAAACAATCAGGTTGCtggtttcattttccaaagcgcctctgaaaaatgaaaggtggaaactgACTGGTTGATGTGGGCAACGACTCTTTTTGCTTTTTTCAGTTTTGATCTCCCCCATTATTATAGTAAACGGTATATCAGTTGTAATGTTCCCTAGGGGGCAGTGTTAAAGTAGTGTGTGAGGGTAGAATAAATCTAGTCATGACAGAGGGGTGCTCATAAGGTGACAACCATTTTTCTGGGGTCAAAATGTGCTCAGAGCAGTTGTCCATTTTCCAAGGGAGAAAAgggtaatttattttttcttgacTGGAATCTCCTTTCTCCAATGTAAATGATATGAACAGGTTTTAAAAGATGTGGAAAAAGAATGGAGATAAAACATACTGTACAGAAAACCCACAAAGGAAATGCTTTTGTGTACTATGTTTTTCACAGTAAAATCCATGTTAAACATTTGACAACCCACCATTTGTTTCCAGCACAGGACTGCCTGATCATTCGAAACCACATACTGTATGAACCGATGCAGGACTTGGACAACATAGTCGATTACAAAACAGACAGTAGCATATCACATGCTAGTTCTCAGTGGGCCTGATGACTTAATATTGGTCAGATATTCTGCAGTGTTAGATAAACAAGGATCATTTGAGTCTTGTGAAGAACAAACTTTAAGGTCCACTAAACCCTGGAAAAAAATGAAACCGAACTTGCTCAGGAAAGTTTGTCTGTAGTCCTTCCTTTTAAGGACATCTGTAAACTGctgcagaaagcagatatcctacAGTCAGAGAATTGTCTTCTTCCTACCTGCCTCCCTATCTTCAGCTGGAGAATGACTCTGTGCACTACCATGAGCTCACAGACAAAACGCAAAGTTCGGGAAGTGGGCAGGCTTACCGTCGCTTTCATTTCAATAGACATCCAGAGCAGTGTGAAAGAGTTGCAAGCTGCAGAACGTCTGCAGCTTCTTACAAAACCTcccctgtatggcactgtttgggAGTAAGGAGAATGATTTTAGACTTAATTTTTAACAGTCCCTACTACAGGtctatataatttatttatttttctcacttaTATGGCGCCAACATATTTTCcaacgctttacagacattatcatcattaAACTGTTACCCAGCATTCTGGGGACCCTTAATGACAAGTTTGGCTATGCTACAGTATAGAGGATGTATAACTGGGATTTGTACTCAGCTAGCTAGCAAATCCAGCTAAGTGTTTCACAATA
This window of the Bufo bufo chromosome 6, aBufBuf1.1, whole genome shotgun sequence genome carries:
- the LOC121005603 gene encoding uncharacterized protein LOC121005603, translating into MESGPRTQLVPPSLDSWPRFTKQRLQCEVQCNMEKSPCSVEIKNLDQMSGRILNLTMEIIGLLTGEEYTVVKKSSDILSNMTDIMDAPPSSHERDHDKKILELTYKIIQLLTGEVPLKSGDIAVYFTTDEWEYYKKHEDFYNSPAIVSARTLRLQRRVALRPTTPTQPQPPMVKMRKKRKYVRRKAKASTSRRKLSEQDEDWQMQEEYASDPNASLMMANSEDDDDDESFDSLFVVKCRECAQDCLIIRNHILYEPMQDLDNIVDYKTDSSISHASSQWA